TCTCTTACCTTGAATGAtggctgctccctccctccccgtcccCAGCCTTCAGTGCTGTCCTGCGCCATCCTGTCTGTCCCATGCCATCCCATCCGTCCTCTGCTGGGCCACCAGAGTGACCTTTCTAATAGAAGATCTGATGTGCCTTAAGGTTTGGGCCTAAAATCTTTGCGGGCACCGCTTGATGGCCTGGCCTCGCATCCCTGGTTGGCCTCATCGGCCTCTGTTCACCGTGTTTGGCTCCTGCCGCGGTGACCCCGTGCTGTGTCCTGGACGCAGCACACTTCCTTATCTCTGCCTGTCCAGCTGCCGCTTCCTGAGTCTCTCTGGggtccccatctctctctccagccccagGAAGAGgctcttcctctgcttctctgttcCTCCCACCCACCTGTGACCGGTGGTAGGTGTGCTGGAAAACGTTGACCGGCGGGCCTCGGTGGGCCGTGGCGCGGGAGTGGTACCACCCGGCACGGCGCCGAGGAGACGCTCACGTGGCGGCTCCCGCGAGCCTTGCAGATAGAGCGCTTTGTCCCCGTGGAGGTTCTTTGAAAACGAGCATGGCTGCAGGGTTTTTCTCAACCTTTCTGTCTGACGACGTCGCGTCAGCAAAGATCCTAGCAGGCAGACAGGAAGGGGACTCCGCAAGGCCCACGGGTGTCTGAGGGCGCAGGCAAGTCGGCGCGGCCCATGGGCCTCCACTCTGGGTGGCGGAGGCCGCCTGTAGGGAGGGCAGCAGGGGACATCGCTGTCCTTGTCAGCGTGGACCTTTGTCTTCCACAGATGAGCAGCAACGGCGCTAAGAGAGCACCCACGACGGCGACCCAGCGCCTGAAGCAGGACTACCTCCGGATTAAGAAAGACCCCGTGCCTTACATCTGTGCCGAGCCCCTCCCTTCCAACATCCTTGAGTGGTAAGGCTTTGCGTCCTCCTTCGCCCTCACCACCTGTCACCCGGCTTCTCTGGCTGGGCCGCATGGGCCGGATGGGCCATCTCGGTGCAGGGAAGGGGCTCCTGCCCCCTTGGCAGGTGTGAGTGGACTCTTGAGGTCTGTAGACGCCGTCCGGTTGTCTTCATGATGGGCAGCAGCTGGGGGTGTGGTGGGCTGTCCTTGACCCCTGCCCGCTGGGGCCTGGGAGAAGGTCCGTCCTGGGGAAGGCTTTGGGGCCTGCAGGCCTCGCGGCTGTTGGAGAAGCTACACGTTTAGACTCTCCTTCTCTGCTCTGCTTCTTGGTGCTGTGAGGTGCCTTGTTGTCTTACTTTGGCGAGTTGGTGATGGGGGGATGGGTCCTGATGCTCCGGCTCTGTGTCTTGTGAGTATGCGTTTCATCGTGACTGTCGCTGTGTCGTAGAAGAGCTGCTCCTACCACGTTTGCTGGTGGTTTCGTGAGAGACAAAGTGTAGGGCTGAAATATTAAGGAGCGTTTTCTCCTTGTTATGTTTTGTTCTCAGTaaatacttgaattttttttttaagccagagaAAAGAGATCTGAgtttaaaagtattttccaaGTTGGACAGGTGTTCGAGGGTTCTGGGTCTATGTTCCTCCATTGGCGTGCAGAGAAGGGCCAGCACTGGCAGGTGGGGTGGAGAGGCTCAGGGGGAGGCTGGCCTTGGCATGTGGGGGAGGCATCAGTGTCACAGCAgagctctccctgcccccagacgACAAAAACCAAGCGTGGCCCCCAGGCCGTAGTTGGCAGGTGGACAGATGGGTTCCGTGGCAGTCTAGGGGAACATCCTCATTGTGTGGGCTCCTTCTGCATGTGAGTCGAGTCGGGTCCTATGGGCCATCATTCGCTAGGAGGACCCACTGCAAAGGAAGAGGCGCAGGGCAGAGTCCATTGGAGACCAGACACGAGCTTCCCCGTGACTCACCTGCGGCTGGCTGCGACGAGCCACGTGCGGTGcatccaccagggaagcccttttgggACTGAGCGCCAGGGATTTCAGTGGGGTGGGTCACGGGCACCTCCGCCTGGTGCCCGCCCGTGTTCCAGACTCCCCGCAGGATAGTCGGCTTCCCTGCGGCATTGACCGTGTTGTTTGCACAAGTAGTTGAGATGCACTGGGGTGATGAGAACCCTTTGGGATCCAGTTCCCGGACGCTGGCTGAGGACAGCAGTGTCAGGCCCGCTGCGCAGGCTCCTGTGCTCAGCTGCGGGTGTCTGTTGCCTCAGCTGGGAGAAGGGCGCGTGTTTTTGGAAGAGGCCTGTCCTCCAAGCCTCCCTTGCTCTGCTGCCCCAGGGCTGCTGGGCGCTCTCAGAGCCCTGCTCGCCTCCCTTCCGCGTGTCCTCGGATGGGGCACAGGAATTGGGAGTGGTAGCAAATCAAGGCCACGCTCCTCGGTGTGTTCCTGGTCCGCTGACGTAGGGCGGCAGTATTTTTTGAGCCAGTCGTTATCAGGCAGCCGTGGGCAGGGGTTGTCGCAGTGTCCTGGTGGGAAGCAGTGCCTGAAGGGGCGGTTGCTGACCTGTGCACAGCGTGTCTGGTGTGGTATTTTTGGTTAGGTCtgctttcttctttgtgcttttctgtcttctttgaaGATTTATTAgcgcagggacttccctggcggtccagtggttaggattctgtgctctcactgccgagggcccgggttcagtccttcatcggggaactaagatcccactagctgagaggtgcggccaaaaaaaaaaaaaaaattcataagctCACATACTTCTTGACGTAGAGATGAAGCCTCGTTTATTTGCATGGAGAGCAGAGTCCATGGGGGCTGGTGCTCCTGGTCTGAGGCTCCCTGCGTGTGAGGACTTTGGTGACAATCATGGGCTGTCCCTGTCCCTCCTGCTAGAGGGCAGCTGCTCTGAGGTCGAGTCTGGTTCTTCCAGGACATCAGGGCCAGGGCCCCAGCCTCTGCATGTCTCCAGCTGTTCCCAGGTTAGCTACTGTGTGATATTTGGGCATGCTGAAAAATACCAGATTTCAGGTACGTCTCAAGAATAAATtgtgaagttaatttttaaatcgTCAGTTGACGTTAACGGTTAGAGAGGATTAGCTTTTTGCATATTGTGTTGTGGATACAAAAGTACTCTGTGGAAAACTTGGGAGACACAGCCTCTCGGATCCCGTTACAGAGTGGCTACCACGCCAGCAGCTGGAGAAACTGCAGAGCCGGGAGCTGGGTAGCTGGTCGGGTTCACCCTTCCGTTCACCTACTGAACGTTCATGAACGTCTAGTTTCGGGTGGGCGCTAAAAACCCCGGCCTTGGAGTGACTCAGATTTTGGAGAATTTGCCGTCCCCAAAGCCAActcattttcttccctccctcaggCACTATGTGGTCCGAGGCCCTGAGATGACTCCCTACGAAGGTAAGTGTTTGCCCTGAGTTAGAGGAACGAGTTGCGGCGTCTGTATTCAGAACTGCCCTTGCCTGAGAAACACCTTCTATTTGTAAATAACACTGTTTCTGGTTTGGATGTGCGTGAGGTAGACCGCACACATGTGGAGCCCCTTCGGGTTTCCCGCAAGTCCTAGAGGGGTTTGCTTAGTTTGGTTTTGCCCATGCACCTCCCTCCGTCTTCAGGGGCTGCTGTGAGTATCGAATTTACCCAGCCTCTGATGTCAGTGGGATCAGAGCTGAGAGAACAGACGGGGGAAAAGTAAGACCAACATGGGTCTtgttgaaggaaggaaaggtCATTTCCTGAGTGCTCCCTCTGTGCTGAGTCAGTCCTCTGAGCTGAGGGGCGGCCCCCTGTGCAGGTAGAGCCCTGAGGTGTAGGGGGCCGCAGGGCCTGCCGTGGTCAGGTGATGCCACCCAACATCCTTTGGTGTTTGCAGACACATCTCAGAGCTGTCCGTCAGTGAGTCTCCAGGGGCCCGAGGGGAGCCTGGCGCCAGCCTCCAGGTTGCAGAGCCTGGGGCAGAGCTGTGGCCAAGTGGGCACTCTAGTCCCTGGGTCCTGATTTCGGGTGGCCGGAGCAGCACGCTTGTGTCTTCCTACTGTGGGCTTGTGCATTCGATTCCACTGGAGGACCCGTGCTGCTGGGGAGGAAGTGTGGGTGCTCTGGACGCCCAGGAGTGTTGTGGGTAGTTGGGCAAACAAGTCACTAGCCTCGTGGGACTCTTGTGACCCAGGAATCCCTGTTGGGGGATGACCTGCCCTAGGGAAACAGTGTGCAGAAGCGTATCTATGGGGTGGGCGTGTCATGACCACAGGGTAACGAGCTTGGTGATGGCGATGGCCTTGCGTGAGGTTCCAGGAGAAAGGGTGGAAGACAGGCTGCAGAACAGCTTGCACAGCTCGTATTAAAACACGTACGAAACACGCAACATGTTTTGGGCGAACTTGGATGGATACCGAGAACAAGCAGCGTTCCCTTGCAAGTAGGGTTAGGCCTCGATTTAAAGCTCTCTTGTTGTCTAACATACAGTAGTGAACACTTGCTTGCTAACTGTGTGATGAgagcccccccccaccgcccccaggACCAGCCAGGCTGACACCTGGGCGGGGTAGAGGTgccggggaggggagagggcagccCCGAGCAAGCGGCATGGTGGCTGGGACTGCAGGAGacccccagccagccagcccctCTGACCTGGATGAAAGGCTCTCCTTTTCCAGACCCAACCCGGTCACTCTTGCTGTCATTTGCCCCATCTGTTCTCCTGTGTGTCCCTGCTGTTCGCGGTGTCGTTGTGCGGACTGGATGGTGTGGCCGGGGCAGGTCCCGGGGTGGAGCAGGGCCCAGGGATCGCCCCACACAGCTTCTCTGAAagcggggtggggtggaggtgccTCGGGTTCCAGGCGCGGTTCTCCTAGGCCGCCTCCCGGGCCCGGGGCTCTCAGTTTTGTCTGTCTGTCCCGGGGCTCAGTGCCCGCAGACACTTGGAATGAAGCCGGAGGAGAGGCCCAGGGGCCTTTCACGGCTTCGGATGCACCTCCTGGCCCGGGTGGGACCCTCTGAGGTTGGGAGTGTGCGCCTGGGTGCGAGGAGAACTGCAGGCCCCGCTACCGTGGACCTGCCCAtggctctgcctgggccctcgCTGTGCTCGGCCGCGCCTGGAGCCCTTCCCTCTGGGGACCGGCAGGATCAGCCAGGCGGGGTcgccacccccacctccccactgccGCCGACTGACTGAGACGACAGTGTCTCTGTGGTGTGAGCCCGCTGCTTCCCGCTACGGCCGTGCCACCATGGTCTCCTGGGCCGAGCGCCAGTTCCCACGTCCTGcgctttttcctttccatttgggCTCTTCTCAGTACTTGTGGGTGCATGTGTGCTCCAGCGTCGCTTGTAGAGTTAGTCCCTTGCTGGTGGGCTTGTCTGTGTGCCGAGCTGTCCTCGCAGGTGACACTGCCCGCAGTCactcctccacccccagcagcGGGAGCGAGAGCACTCCAGGTAGCTGGGACGCTGCAGCTGCTGCAAGGCGGTGGGAGGCCCTCCCCTGGTGGCGCGCTGGAGCGGAGACATGCGGGGCTGGGGTGACAGCTGGGAGCTCCAGTGGGGGGACAGGGCAGCGCCCCCAAGCCTAGctgtacacgcacacacacacagacatgcacacgtCTCTGGGAATCTGTGAAACGCACGTTCTGCCCTGCCGGTGTGGGTGGGCCCAAGGCTCTGCATTTCCAACAGGTTCCTAAGTGCCACCCTGAGAGCAAGGGGGTGAGGCCTCCAGTGGGGACGGATGGTGGGACCTGGAGCTGGGTGGGCAGGGATGGAAGCAGGGGGCCTGGTGAGGTCACTCAAGTTTTGGGGGCTGCGTCTGTGGGAAGGTGGGGCCGCTGGGATTTGCTGATGGAGCAGGTGTGATCTGGGAGCAGGGGCCCCCCAGAGTTTAGTCTGAATAACtaagaggagggaaggagcaggAATTCCATCTTGGACCCATCTGGGGCCGTGTTGCCAGACTCTCAGGACGGGGGTCTGGAGGTGCCGGCCTGTTGGGGTGCCCGTTGGAGAGCCCTCACGGTGCCTTCCAGAGCGGGAGTGAGGGGAAGGAGCCgggctggtggggggtgggggtggcttgAGGGATGGCTTTGAGGCCTGAGATGGGGTCACGTGGCCCAGCTGGATGTCTGGCGACTTCAAGGTCAGGAATTTTACATAAAGGAGAGGGAGCATCTGGCAGGGCTtggaggggggcgggggtcaGAGTTTTGTTGTTGACTTGTTTTAGGGGGAGGAGTGACGGTGCCTTCAGTGCCTTCGCCTGCTGCTGGGTGTGGCCTGGTGGAGGGGAGGCAGGTGGTGCTGGAGTGAGGGGACTGGAAGAGCTGCCGCTCTCGGGGGTGGACGTGGGGCCAGCGAGGAGCCTGTGCAGGTTCTGTCCTGATGCTCTGCTCTCGGGGACGGGGATGGGGCGCGCGAGGGTGGAGCAGGGACGTTTGGTCGGCAGTGGGGGTAAGGGCCCCCCTAGGTTGGTGGTCGTGAGCCCCAGTGAGATGTGTGTGTTCCAGGGATGGTCGGCTggtgggtagggggtggggagacCTAGCTGGGCGGGGCGGGCCGGACCTGGGCCGGGACCCTGAGGGCAGTGAGGGCCTGTTGCCCTCTGAACAATGACAAGGCTCCTTCTCTGTTCTGATACAGGTGGCTATTATCATGGAAAACTCATTTTTCCCAGAGAATTTCCTTTTAAACCTCCTAGTATTTATATGATAACTCCCAATGGAAGATTTAAGTGCAACACAAGGTAAGGCGTCCGGGGTGCTTCTGAAGTGGGACTGGGGTCCTGGGGAGTGTGCACCCCACTGACTGCGTCCCTTTCTTCAGGCTGTGTCTTTCCATCACGGATTTCCACCCGGACACGTGGAACCCGGCCTGGTCCGTCTCCACCATTCTGACGGGGCTCCTGAGCTTCATGGTGGAGAAGGGCCCCACCCTGGGCAGCATTGAGACTTCGGACTTCACAgtgagctgggggcgggggcgggacgGCGCGGTTGGTCTCCACAGCTGCTGCACCCGGTCAGGACAGCGACTCCTTGGTACCGGGCTTTCATTTCTCTCCCGTTTTAAGTAGGGGTCAGGTTTAGCATCATCAGTGGATGACGCGGGAAGGGAAACAGCCTTAGGAGACCACACGTCAGCTTGTCGCGAGGAGCGTGCTTGCGGAGTCCTTTCCACAACGTGACGACAGCAGCCCTCGACTGTCAGTTAGTCTGTTTTTAGAATGTGAAAGAATTGAAGTTAGCCTTCGGGCtgatatttctccttttttcttcctagAAAAGACAACTGGCTGCACAAAGTTTAGTgtttaatttaaaagacaaagtgTTTTGTGAATTGTTTCCTGAAGTCGTGGAGGTAAGAAAGTAAAAGTTGGCCATCAGTTTTGCTTTCCCCATGTCAGGGGGACTTTGATTCAGTACTTTCCACAGAGGACGTGTGCTCCTGTGCTGCACACTGGGAGTGGGGGGGGTGTTTAGGTGCAAAGATCTGACCCTCTCCTCTGGGGCCTGGGGGTTGGATGGTGGGTTGGAGACGGGGAGAGGTCAGGGGAAGGCCGCTGGGCCTGTCGAGGTCCTGGGTGGGCcaggggtgaggggcagggaTGCTTGCTGGTCTTGGTGCCGGAGCAGGGAACCTGGCCACGAACGGGAGGCTGAGCCACACGGAGGTCGGGGCCCTGGTGGTTCAGAGTAGCTCGGACCTGGCTCAGTCCTAGCGCGCGAGGCCTAGGCTTGGCGATTTGGGCAAGTCATGTGGCCTCCATGTCTGTTAAACAGGATTAGCAGCAGCACTGCCTCCGAGGGCAGTTGTCAGGACGAAACGTGCAGCCGTTGCCCACCGACCCTGCAGGGTCTCTGTGGTAGACCGCAGTCCCCTCCCTAGCCTTGAAGGAGCTGGCTTGTTTCAACCAACCCTTGTTTCTTGCTGTTTTTGTCTTAGGAAATTAAGCAAAAACAGAGAGCACAAGACGAACTCAGTAGCAGACCCCAGGCTCTCCCCTTACCAGATGTGGTTCCAGACGGGGAGACACACCACGGCCAGAACGGGCTTCCGCTCCTCAACGGGCACGCGCCGGGGGCTGGGCCGCACCTCGCGGGGCTCCAGCAGGCCAACCGGCACCACGGACTCCTGGGCGGTGCCCTGGCGAACTTGTTTGTTATAGTTGGGTTTGCGGCCTTCGCCTACACGGTCAAGTACGTGCTGAGAAGCATAGCGCAGGAGTGAGCCGCCGCCACGGCCAGCAGAGGTGGTCGGAAACGAGGGGCGCTGGGCCCGAGCTCGACGTGGGCTGTCTGGACGTGCCGCCGAGCACTGGGCGGGCCTGCCTGACTCCTGGGGTTATAGCTTTTTAAAGACCTtcaaaaggagaacaaaaacCAAAGTGTGTAGCTGGATTTGGAGACGtggggctcccagcccccatgCTGCCCTGGCGTCCGTCGGGGGCTGCGAGGGTCCATGTCCACAAGAGGGCCTCACGCTTTGGTTTTATAGCTTATCTCCTGGATTGTCTTTTGGACCTATTTTAGTaacctgtttttcattttattagatttggtcactcaaaaatataaaactcgATGCCTATCCAACACTCTGCGTGCGTTCTTAGTGTGGGgctctgcctcggcaggcagtGCCGGGGGCCCGGAAGGGTGGCCCGGGGCCCGCTGGCCAGGGACGGCCTTGGGTGGGTCAGGGGATTGGGCTTTGGCATTTGTGTCCACGTAGAATGAAGCAGGTTCCTCCTGGGAAAAGGCACGTGTGCTGTGTTCCGCTGAAgttgagaatctgcttccttTCTGACCACAGGCTGTGTCACCGGGGCTGAGCGGTGCGTCCTGCGCGGTCGCGCTGCCGGCGTTCTCTGAGCCCATGGCTTCCTGCGGGCTCCCACTGGCTGCGCCAATGGAAGGAGGAGGCCCCCCCAGCGGGCCCCTGGGTCCCAGCTGCCGGACGGGCTCTGCGCACGTGGGGCTTCCCGCACACGTGGTCCAGCTCTTTGGTTTGCCCTGGAGACAGGCTCACACGTTCCCTTTCACAGCGGATCCGTGGCCAGTTCTTAGAGGCAGGCCGCCCAGGAAGGACACCCAGGTTCAGGGCCGGCGCGTCTCAGACCTGGGGCTGCGCCTCCTGGCTCGCCGACGGCTCCCTGTTCTCGTCTCTGCTAATGACGTCCCTGCACGGTGTTTGGAAGGCGCTGTGTCCGGGCGCCACCGCACGACACCCTGTGACCTCACTCCAGAGGCCGGCAGGGAAGCTGCGTGCAGCGCGGCGTTGGTGCATCTTTGACCTCCTCTGTTTTTTGATCAACTCATTTAAAATTGCTCTTTGATTTACTGCTTGTGTGTATTCAACCCACTCTTGtgaaaaaatctttcattttgtctttgttcCTAAATTTTGTGCTCTTGGGGTCTGTATACCACAAGTCCCTCTCCGCCCGGCGCTGGATAGCCCGTGGGCAGCTGGGTGTCCCAAGGCCTGCGGTGGACCCGGTGGTGGGGCGGTGATCAGTGCTGCTGGGCCTGGACCCCGGCGGGTGCGGCTTTGCCTGGCCTCCCTCCATCCACTGCCGGCCCGAGGGTGCATCTGTGGAGGTTGGTGCCCCTTCCAGACGCGCCGCGTTTCCTGAGGTTCTTCGGAGGCGGAACGTTTGGGAAATAGAAATTACTTGACacgtgttttttcttttctgtgtgcgaaatctcaacttttaaaaacttcagtCAGCGGTGGGGCAGATCTGTGCTGTGCAGAGGCTCCCCCTGGCGCCCGTGGCGGCTTGCTGTCTGATGTGACCCCCAAATAAAAGATGACCTTGTCCTGTCGGGCCTGTGTCTCTCCCTCAGAAGGTTCTCCCAGGCCCAGGTTTGGGGTGTCACCTGGCAGACGCAGCTCGGAGGTCTCGGTCTGAGAGGCTGATGTGGCTCCCCTCGGGCGGTGGTGGGCAGGCGGCCTGCTGAGGGCTGTGCCGGGGCTCCGAGGTCCCGTCCTCCCCTGCAGAGGCGGTGTGTCCACATCGGGTCGCAGGCGGCTGGCCTGAGCCTCCCTGCGGGCAGTCggtggctggggctggggggtgtggCTGCCTCGAGCAGGCTCCTTTGGTCCAGCCTCACGGGGAGCTGGGACCCACAGGACCTACGGGCTGGTGCCGGAGCCTGGCGCGGCTGCCGTGTCCACAGGGCCCAGGCCAGCAGGACACAGGTGCCCAGCCCGGGTGAGGAGGGGTCTCTCTGGTAGCCCCTTGGCCGGCTGTTGGCCGCAGGTCACGTGGAGGGTCCCAGCAGGGATGGCGCAGCGGGAGCTTTTGCAGCATGACCTCCTCGAGACCCGGGCTCACCAGCCAGACACTCGACCCCCCACAGTGAGTTCAGGAGTCACGGGGGCCGGCTGCTGCCATCCTGGGAGGTGACTACCTGCACCtgagctgggagggaggggccgggtgTCCTCGGGCAGACGCTCCTCACATCATTCCCCCCAGCTTGTGTCTGGGGCGGCTCCGCCTGTAGCTGCCAACTGTGGAGGTGGCCTGGGGCCGGGGTCTCCTTCCCCGTTGTTCCTGCTGGACGTCTGCCAGTGGGGGGGGGGTCTGGAGGGTCTCCTGTGCTGCCCCCCAGGGTAGTGAGCCGTGCCACCTTCCCCAAGGCTGGGCTGCAGGCAGCAGGTCCTTGAGGGCCAGCCACAGCTCTGACGGCCTGTAGTCCCGGGCTGCACCAGCCGAGGGGTGGCTGGCCATGGGGGTCCTGCCTTAGGCACTGAGTGTCCACCCGGGCCCCCAGCGGAGCCTGTGGGTGCCACCTGGGTACAGCCGTCTTGCTGCCTGCAGCCCAGAGGTGAGGAAGGGCCCCAGCTCCCCCTGGGGACCCGCCCACTGTCACTCGCTCTCCTCGGCTGGCTTGTCTGGCTGCGCACAGCCATGGGGGGGACAGGCCTGGGGACTGCAGAGCCCAAGGGGCCCGGCTGGGTGAGGGCAGCCCCTCAGGGTGAGCCCTGTGCCCCAAGAAGAGGAGGGGGCAGAAGGGCTCTGGGGCAGCCATGTGCCACACCTTTCCTCCGAGGTCAGCCAGTCTCCCCTGCTGGCCCCGCTCACCCCGGGTCACCAAGGCTGGGACAGGCTGGGAGCCCGGTGGGTCGGCTGTCCTGCttccagcccctgcccttcctgggAGTGGGGTCAGTGCCTGCGGCAGCACCAGGACCCTAGGGTGGGGGCCCTGCGGGGGGGCCAGACGGATCGGGATCTGGGAGAGGTGGTGAGGAGAGGGGTCTCTAGGAAGCGGCTgaagggctggggtggaggcaCAGCCTCGCCCCTCGGGCAGTAGCAGTGTGGGTTCCGCCCCCATCCACGCCCCAGCCGCCCGTGAGCCCTCCCCCTTGGAGTCCGCCAGCTCTGgcgaggaggggaggagggtttATTTGGCGGCAGCGCGCGGGCAGCAAGGGTGCTGCTCACGAGGGAAGCTGCGGGGACAGGGGGCGCGTCCTCCTGCTTCCCTCGCTAGCCCGGCTCATCCTGTGCAGACATGCACCAGTGGTGGCCGGGCAGCCCTCGGAGCTGTGCTCCCGCGCCTGGGCTCTGAGTGCCTTCGGGCGCCTGGGCTCACAGTACTGAGCCGCCGGCGGCTCCGGACCCAGCAGCCAGCATGCGCTGGGTCTGGGCGGCCGCCGCAGCCCTCCTCTGGCCGCAGCTCACGCTCCTCGGGGGTGTGAGGGCCCAGCGGGAGCCCAAGAGGCCACGGAAGCCCAGCCAGCAGCCCGCAGCCCCCAACGCCACCACGTCCAGCAGCGAGGGGCTACCGGGCTTCCCCAAGGTATGCAGGGTCTGGGTGCACGTGGGCGCCATCCTGCCACCTGCAGGCTCTGCCCACTGGACTCTCCAGTCCTGCCCTCCCCgtctgggtggggtggggctttGGGCAGGAGCCACAGCAGTGTGGATCGGGCCGGCCTCGAggaccctctctgggcctggggaggggcttCCCGGTGGGCTACATTGAACCCCTTGAAGCCCCAGGGACCATCATGCCCTGAGCAACCTGCTGCCATTCAGTGTGACTGCAAATTGGGGAGGTGCTTCGGGCAGCCAGTTCAGAGCCCCTGCTGCACCCTGGGTGCCCCAACTCCCGCCGCTGGTGAGGCCAAGGCTAGCCCCTGCCTGACCCGCTGCTGGGCAGCCAGCACCCCCTACGGCCTCTGGCATGGGACGTGCTCCAGGTCTGGGAGGCCGCCGGCCCAGCCTGCCCCCGGCCCTCTGAGAGGAGCTTCTTGTACCTGCCTCAGTCCTAGGGTTCCACCCTCTTGGGCTGGGGCTCCCCGAGGGGATCTTAGAGCTGACCCCAGCAGCGCAGGCCTGGTGGCCGCTGGAGTGAAGCGGCAGTTGC
This genomic stretch from Kogia breviceps isolate mKogBre1 chromosome 1, mKogBre1 haplotype 1, whole genome shotgun sequence harbors:
- the UBE2J2 gene encoding ubiquitin-conjugating enzyme E2 J2, producing MSSNGAKRAPTTATQRLKQDYLRIKKDPVPYICAEPLPSNILEWHYVVRGPEMTPYEGGYYHGKLIFPREFPFKPPSIYMITPNGRFKCNTRLCLSITDFHPDTWNPAWSVSTILTGLLSFMVEKGPTLGSIETSDFTKRQLAAQSLVFNLKDKVFCELFPEVVEEIKQKQRAQDELSSRPQALPLPDVVPDGETHHGQNGLPLLNGHAPGAGPHLAGLQQANRHHGLLGGALANLFVIVGFAAFAYTVKYVLRSIAQE